A window of Sorex araneus isolate mSorAra2 chromosome 3, mSorAra2.pri, whole genome shotgun sequence genomic DNA:
ttcccctggttttattttgttttggggacttaggaattgctcctggcttgTGCTAGGTGGTCATTCCCATCAGTGCTCAAAAGATCACGAaaagctggaaattgaacctaggtctcatGCAAGTCACAGCAGCATTCAGTCCAACAAGCCAACTCTCCAGTCCctactttttttgctttaaaaagtataacaaaatgacttttaaaagttAAACTTATCTTTAGTAAACAATGCTTATCCTAAAAGCCAATGTTCTTATTAAACTAAATTtatccttataaaaataaaaaatggttaaCTATTCATGACAAAAATGTACAGATTTTCTTACTGAGAAACCTATTAGAGATGGTATATTCCCTATACCATGTCCTATTTCACATAAATTATTTATAGTACACAACTTCAACTAGTAAAATTTCAAAAGCTTAGCAGaaaaattcttgttttattttcacatataatGAAACCTGCAACAAGTACACTATCTCTTTTAGAGTGCAAAAGACATGACCATAAACAAGATTACCTGGATTTATAATTAAGAATTCCATCTTTTTTTCTagctaaaataaattatgtaccTAACCAACTTACTAGGGTTtcaaaattaatctttaaaaataacctgTAAGCGTaaataagtgattttttaaatatgagaatGAATATGTGCCCTAAAAATTGAGTATGAATAAATAAagtacaattttttgtttttttgggggggccatatctggctatGCTTTGGGTTggatcctggtggtgttcagggtactgTATGTGGTCCTAGGGAATGAAactggggccagctgtgtgcaaggcaagtaccttaacctctgacTACCTCTCTAGACCACGATTTTCATTTGCTGAATATGCTACATGCTAGACAGTTACTTTGACAAAATGTCTGTTCCACATTTACATCTTTATACAGCTTTCAGAAATACAAGTACAGTAGTATTCGCCATTATTCAAATCcatatatttttatctgaaaTACAATACTTACAAAATGAACAAACCCTCACACAAACCAGCATCAGAATTGTTTTACATTTATAGTGAAGCTAATTTTCCTCATTACGTCCCTGGACTTGGCACACTATTAAGGTTGCCTGAATACAATCAACAATGTGGTATTGGTAAATAAATACTATAGCATCAATTTAGACAATCACATCAAAGAACTGACTTTTTGGATGAACCTAAACAAAaactgaattttgaaaaaatatttttaaattctctccCAACTACCATCAAAACACTCTTTTATGCATTCACACAAACAGTCCGACAGTTATTAATCTAGACTTCCACAGCTCTTCCTACAGGGGCAGTCATCAGTCTTCTTCCTTCTCAATATATGTTTTTGAATTAACCCGTGCCATTTGCCTGGCCAAGTATCTGTCTCTAGCTGACATTACAGTTTCTTCATTGTTCCGCTTTGCAAACTTGCTCACTGCTTCATGTGGTGTTGTATGTTCTTTGTCAGTCTCTTGGTTTTCCTCTGTGATTCTGTGTTTTGCTCCTGTTGGTGTCTCAGAACTAGATGGTTTCTCttcatgtctttctttgtccttttccaTGTGTTTCATTTTACTGTGTCTTTCCTCGTCAGGAAATTTATCTTTTGTCCTATGATTTGGgttgctttcctttctctcttgatttttttctgaaaattgaacACTCCCTCCTcgtttttctctatttctgtatTTATCACTGTTGTCATatgtctctttcctttctttcatatgttcttccttttctctgattttttcttccttttctccttgcaCACTATGTCGGTCATGATCACTTCGTTGTCTATCTCTTTCTTGTTCTCTTGCAGtgtatttctctctgtctttctcttttctccattcTCTGTCACTTCGTTCTCTATGACTTCTTCCCCTCAGTTTATCTTCTTGTTCATGCCGTTTCCAGTGGGAGTCCCTATGACTGGATTCTCTGTGCCTATGGGAATCCTTTTCTTTTCGGTACTCTCGGTCAGTGTAATAGTTCTCCTGGTCCCTGGATTGGTACTGACTCTCCCTTTTTTCATGTCCTCTTGACTTGGAACTTTTGGAGTGGTGTTTGGTAGTATGTTCTCTCTCTTCACTAGATGACTGTGAACGAGCTTGATTTCTGTGATGCTTGGAATCTTTCTTGGAGGTTTCAgcacctccctccttcctgtaGTTCACTTCACTATTTTCTCCCACTTCATTATCCTCACTGCTCTTATCATCAAAGTCACTGTCTGCATCTGGGTTATTCTCTACTTTCACAACAGTCTGAAGGCTGCTTTTCTCATGTGGAGTTCTGTTCTCTGATACTACTTCATCAGAATAACCCCTTGGTTTCTCTTCTTTTATCTcaggccttaaaaaaaaattaaatgcgaAATTATCAATTGTAGCAAGCAAATGAAATACATATATCTTCTCAATATTTAAATAAGCTAGATTTACACATACTTTCTGATTCTCCAAATGTTAAAGGTACTGATAATTACTTAGCTTGTAGATAGCTACAAATTATTAATTTCTTGTCATTCAGGACATTTTCAATGTTGGcagtaaaacagaaaaatgagcCCTTCTATATTCAGAATGTAAGAACCTTCAGAAAGAGTCTTTTTGTGTAAGGTTTTCATTTTTGCTAACCACAATCAAAGAATAATTGGGAAAAGTCAAAGGTTTTCTAGAGTTAAATACTATTTTTACAACAGGCAGCTTAAATTGGAGCTCTTCACTGGAACTTATTTTGTGTCTTTAATATACAGTCttagaattatataattttttaagtatgaaaatataaatctatATCCTTTATCCAATTAGGTCAGATTTGGCTGAAAATATACAATGCAATATTGCAATTCTTTCAGAGGTTAAAAaagattcaataataaattattaacaaTATCTTTTAACTATCCATGTGCCATGTCTCACCTGGCTTCACGAAAGCTGCAGGAAGGTACTTCCTCTTCACCAACTGCTTGATTTAATAGATGCCTATAAAATCCGCTGAGATCTTTCTGCTTGGTTACATCCAAACGAGCTGAAAGACAAAATAGGAGAATATGTTCAACAAGGCTCAATGAAGGTTAGTTAAGTACAGAATATCTAACTGATTTTTCTGTTGTTGGTTTGTAGATTGATACTAGTCTTTAGAAATTTCTGCAGACTACAAAAGTTGCTGCCACTTACTATGTGGAAGTAAGCCTGGATTATATAGCAGTACcaataaaaattctaatattgttaaatttatataattatactaTTATAATCCAAAATTTCAGCAACAAAGCAAATGGCTAAATATAGGGcagaattctgtttttaattttacccTCTTCTCCCTGCCCCATATTCACCTTCAAGTGCAGCagccctcttttctctttcttcctcttcagcTCTCTCCTGCAGCTTTTTCTTATAAGCAGATGTCACAAATGCCTCTTTATCATCAAATTCTCccttttccatttctctctctctctgtattttcttttccattcttttttcttgttctttttttctgatctCAACTGCTTTTAGCAAGTTGTGAATATACTTGGGCTAGGGATCAGAAATAAGATCATTTacaaaggggaaaaatataaaatcatttagaAAGAGGATCCCAAACTTGTGTGACCAATCActtccttttgggggggggggggaaacgacAAACAAACtcaaaacataaaacaagaaaaaatttaatactccttcctgccctcccaccTGATCCAAACAAATAGAAAGTGTCCTCCAATCATATCCAAGGTTACTTCTAATCCTCTATACTATTCCAGTATTGCCTGAAGGAAGATATTACCTACTATGGGGAAACAATGATTTAGAACAAGAGGCAATCTCCGCCCACTCTGCAGCCTGGCTGTCCTGCCCACAAGcttcctctgggcaccatcttggcgcaccaacagccctggtccagagac
This region includes:
- the NSRP1 gene encoding nuclear speckle splicing regulatory protein 1 isoform X1 encodes the protein MAIPGRQYGLILPKKAQQLHPVLQKPSVFGDDSDDDNETSVSESLQREAAKKQAMKQTKLEIQKALAEDATVYEYDSIYDELQKKKEENNPKLLLGKDRKPKYIHNLLKAVEIRKKEQEKRMEKKIQREREMEKGEFDDKEAFVTSAYKKKLQERAEEEEREKRAAALEARLDVTKQKDLSGFYRHLLNQAVGEEEVPSCSFREARPEIKEEKPRGYSDEVVSENRTPHEKSSLQTVVKVENNPDADSDFDDKSSEDNEVGENSEVNYRKEGGAETSKKDSKHHRNQARSQSSSEEREHTTKHHSKSSKSRGHEKRESQYQSRDQENYYTDREYRKEKDSHRHRESSHRDSHWKRHEQEDKLRGRSHRERSDREWRKEKDREKYTAREQERDRQRSDHDRHSVQGEKEEKIREKEEHMKERKETYDNSDKYRNREKRGGSVQFSEKNQERKESNPNHRTKDKFPDEERHSKMKHMEKDKERHEEKPSSSETPTGAKHRITEENQETDKEHTTPHEAVSKFAKRNNEETVMSARDRYLARQMARVNSKTYIEKEED
- the NSRP1 gene encoding nuclear speckle splicing regulatory protein 1 isoform X2, producing MKQTKLEIQKALAEDATVYEYDSIYDELQKKKEENNPKLLLGKDRKPKYIHNLLKAVEIRKKEQEKRMEKKIQREREMEKGEFDDKEAFVTSAYKKKLQERAEEEEREKRAAALEARLDVTKQKDLSGFYRHLLNQAVGEEEVPSCSFREARPEIKEEKPRGYSDEVVSENRTPHEKSSLQTVVKVENNPDADSDFDDKSSEDNEVGENSEVNYRKEGGAETSKKDSKHHRNQARSQSSSEEREHTTKHHSKSSKSRGHEKRESQYQSRDQENYYTDREYRKEKDSHRHRESSHRDSHWKRHEQEDKLRGRSHRERSDREWRKEKDREKYTAREQERDRQRSDHDRHSVQGEKEEKIREKEEHMKERKETYDNSDKYRNREKRGGSVQFSEKNQERKESNPNHRTKDKFPDEERHSKMKHMEKDKERHEEKPSSSETPTGAKHRITEENQETDKEHTTPHEAVSKFAKRNNEETVMSARDRYLARQMARVNSKTYIEKEED